One stretch of Tepiditoga spiralis DNA includes these proteins:
- a CDS encoding WD40 repeat domain-containing protein — MKKLFLLFFLITITLFFSTDTIISSYETSNIKGVVISPFDSYFTIMNENKYLKVYDFSKSLKNYLETSGKPNVLAWSSDEKYLFSGNINGTINIFNIKDSTFNFDISLTSQPIISLNINNKNLLFSSLDKSIYVYNIKDRKKIFSFKTIGIPYSVKFIDENNIIVGDSYETLYKINISNNEYKKIKINGYIKNIFYVDNEIHVFLTNGYIFIYDKNLNLINKRNLNLNIEKIFLSPDKNYYAILFSNNDVMIYSSKSFIIINRLTVDNLGFKIKDASWSSEWQYIYVTDGKDIYKINFPYGIRELFYKNLGVLIKRVIWKKNKIIYSDSNSNIGEINIETGIMEKFLSLKPFNYFDINNKYITTVDNSYIYFYSLDGVLLKSKKLSNSKLTVVKINPNSLYAVAGSIDGTGYIYNIDKNTFKTVKLHQKMIKDISFNKDGDFVAATAYDRTVSISDFPNITTTKRINDFNFNIWSIDWANTKNFIAVGGFEGVLEEWDPLFKTIIIKTGISAGSINDIKWSPDDRLIATSSENSNIYIWNSFTGEKVNVLNLNNEQPVKDIDWSNGGKYIISSENSNLMRLWNIDTKENIANILVYADGSFITYKNDGEYTTNIPEKNEKFYFYKNNPLSLFDVFYFKRINKLNLKEVEPPQLNVLSDFIVEKNNSSLLISFSDNNLVKKAQIGNDTFIINKKSYKLNYTINIENLTSDILNIMVFDDNGNKTEKNVHLSFKNIKLKVISKDVYIRNDSGKIIGVLTGSIKNFV; from the coding sequence ATGAAAAAACTATTTTTATTATTCTTTTTAATAACCATTACCTTATTTTTTTCTACAGATACCATAATAAGTTCATATGAAACATCTAATATAAAAGGAGTTGTTATTAGCCCCTTTGATTCTTATTTTACTATAATGAATGAAAATAAATATTTAAAAGTTTATGACTTTTCAAAATCATTAAAAAATTATTTAGAAACATCTGGAAAACCAAATGTATTAGCTTGGAGTAGCGATGAAAAATATTTATTTTCTGGAAATATAAATGGAACTATTAATATCTTTAATATAAAAGATAGCACTTTTAACTTTGATATTTCTTTAACTTCACAACCAATAATTTCTTTAAATATTAATAATAAAAATCTACTTTTTTCTTCTTTAGATAAATCAATATATGTATATAATATAAAAGATAGAAAAAAAATATTTTCATTTAAAACTATTGGAATACCTTATTCTGTAAAATTTATAGATGAAAATAATATAATAGTTGGTGATTCTTACGAAACATTGTACAAAATAAATATTTCAAATAATGAATATAAAAAAATAAAAATAAATGGATACATAAAAAATATTTTTTATGTAGATAATGAAATCCATGTTTTTCTAACAAATGGCTATATCTTTATTTATGATAAAAATTTAAATTTAATAAACAAAAGAAATTTAAACTTAAACATAGAAAAAATATTCTTATCTCCTGATAAAAATTACTATGCAATTCTTTTTTCTAATAACGATGTTATGATATATAGCTCAAAATCATTTATAATAATTAATAGATTAACTGTTGATAATCTTGGATTTAAAATAAAAGATGCTTCATGGTCATCTGAATGGCAGTACATCTATGTAACCGATGGGAAAGATATATACAAAATAAACTTTCCATATGGAATCAGAGAACTTTTTTATAAAAACCTTGGAGTTCTAATAAAAAGAGTTATTTGGAAAAAAAATAAAATAATTTATTCAGACTCTAACTCTAATATTGGTGAAATAAATATTGAAACTGGTATAATGGAAAAGTTTTTATCTTTAAAACCATTTAATTATTTTGATATCAACAATAAATATATAACAACTGTAGACAACAGTTATATATATTTTTATTCTTTGGATGGAGTTCTTTTAAAAAGTAAAAAACTCTCTAATTCTAAATTAACCGTTGTAAAAATAAATCCAAATAGTTTATATGCTGTTGCCGGTAGTATAGATGGAACTGGATACATATATAATATAGACAAAAATACTTTTAAAACTGTTAAACTGCATCAAAAAATGATAAAAGATATTTCCTTTAATAAAGATGGAGATTTTGTTGCAGCAACTGCTTATGATAGAACAGTTAGTATATCAGATTTTCCTAATATAACTACAACAAAAAGAATTAATGATTTTAACTTTAATATTTGGTCTATAGATTGGGCAAACACTAAAAACTTTATAGCTGTAGGAGGTTTTGAAGGAGTTTTAGAAGAATGGGATCCACTATTTAAAACAATCATAATAAAAACTGGAATTTCAGCAGGCTCTATAAATGACATTAAATGGAGCCCAGACGATAGATTAATTGCAACATCCTCTGAAAATTCTAATATTTATATTTGGAACTCTTTTACTGGAGAAAAAGTAAATGTGTTAAATTTAAATAATGAACAACCTGTAAAAGATATAGATTGGAGTAATGGTGGAAAATATATAATTTCATCTGAAAACTCTAATTTAATGAGATTATGGAATATTGATACAAAAGAAAATATTGCAAATATATTAGTTTATGCAGATGGAAGTTTTATAACTTATAAAAACGACGGAGAATATACTACAAATATTCCAGAAAAAAATGAAAAATTTTATTTTTATAAAAATAATCCTCTATCATTATTTGATGTTTTTTACTTTAAAAGAATAAATAAACTAAATTTAAAAGAAGTAGAACCACCTCAATTAAATGTATTATCTGATTTTATTGTTGAAAAAAATAATTCATCTTTATTAATATCTTTTTCTGATAATAATCTAGTAAAAAAAGCTCAAATAGGAAATGATACTTTCATAATAAATAAAAAGTCTTATAAGTTAAACTACACAATAAACATAGAAAATCTAACATCTGATATATTAAATATAATGGTTTTCGATGATAATGGAAATAAAACAGAAAAAAATGTTCATTTATCCTTTAAAAATATAAAATTAAAAGTTATATCAAAGGATGTATACATAAGAAATGATAGTGGAAAGATTATTGGAGTCCTTACCGGTAGCATAAAAAATTTTGTGTAA
- a CDS encoding ABC transporter ATP-binding protein yields MENKNILEVVNVSKRYSQKKVLNDVNLSVKKGEIIGLVGPNGAGKTTLMSIIVGLINNYEGDIYIDGENIRKIKKKKQKQKLTGCIIETPGFYPHLTGYENLKLLSMYYGKVSKQEILDVISLLELENAMKKKVSKYSMGMKQRLGIAQTVLGNPKILVLDEPTNGLDPTIIPKIRDFIRYYAKEKNISTFISSHILSEIETICEKVLFLKNGVIVDRIDLENERNSKRKMFIFKTNKAEKLFEFFKSKNIFSKINEENRVIASLEEKDIELLIPEILSSGIVITEMKEYMEKLEDRFLRKMEGNLVD; encoded by the coding sequence ATGGAAAATAAAAATATACTCGAGGTCGTAAATGTTTCTAAGAGATACAGTCAAAAAAAAGTTTTAAACGATGTAAACCTTAGTGTAAAAAAAGGAGAAATCATAGGATTAGTTGGACCAAATGGAGCTGGAAAAACTACATTAATGTCAATAATCGTCGGTTTGATTAACAATTACGAAGGTGATATTTACATAGATGGTGAAAATATAAGAAAAATTAAAAAGAAGAAACAAAAACAGAAGCTTACAGGATGCATTATAGAAACTCCCGGATTCTATCCACATCTTACGGGGTACGAAAACCTTAAATTGCTTTCAATGTACTACGGAAAAGTTAGTAAACAAGAGATACTCGATGTTATTTCCCTTCTTGAATTAGAAAATGCTATGAAAAAGAAGGTTTCAAAATATTCTATGGGAATGAAGCAGAGGCTTGGTATTGCACAAACCGTTTTAGGAAATCCTAAAATTTTAGTTCTTGATGAACCAACAAATGGACTCGATCCTACTATTATTCCAAAAATAAGAGATTTTATCAGATATTATGCTAAAGAGAAAAATATATCAACATTCATATCAAGTCATATTCTTTCAGAAATTGAAACTATCTGTGAAAAGGTTCTGTTTTTAAAAAATGGTGTAATTGTTGACAGAATCGACCTTGAAAATGAAAGAAACAGCAAAAGAAAGATGTTTATCTTTAAAACTAACAAAGCAGAAAAATTGTTTGAGTTTTTCAAATCAAAAAATATTTTTTCAAAAATAAATGAAGAAAACAGAGTAATTGCATCTCTTGAAGAAAAAGACATAGAACTTTTGATACCTGAAATATTAAGTTCAGGAATTGTTATTACCGAAATGAAAGAATACATGGAAAAACTTGAAGATAGATTTCTTAGAAAGATGGAGGGGAACTTGGTTGATTAA
- a CDS encoding SLC13 family permease produces the protein MSMILVLTITVIAYYFIIFGKNIKKSIITLFLGVLLFVLHPVEGLNLENMGEIVSFETLGILLGMMIIVEILKESGAFTFTAVSAIKLSRYKFWPVMFLLMIIVIMFSAFLDNLVTIMIIAPIIFLVADTLEINPTPLILLSIYVDNIGGMSTLIGSPLNIVLGSVGKLDFTSFLIKMLPLTIITFITTMLIYKFNNKVDTKEYNKKLEKLKTMDASKTIQDKSEMIKGIVIFSIVLAGFMLHNTINIDIALIAMTGALVLMLLTKKGFEEMATVIDWDTMFFYGGLFAIAFSLEKVGVSQAIANMFMPLISTKILLLFAMLFAGAIAIPFLSAVPGTLIFAPVIKILIDNGAPFDLWYAYAIGANLGTNLTPLGAVQNIVGASLIFKQTGKEVSFGEYMQKALPTTLITTLIGAIYLVVITYI, from the coding sequence ATGAGCATGATTTTAGTACTTACCATTACAGTCATTGCATATTATTTTATTATTTTTGGAAAAAACATTAAAAAATCCATAATTACTCTTTTTTTAGGTGTTTTACTGTTTGTATTACATCCAGTAGAGGGATTAAATCTTGAGAATATGGGAGAAATTGTAAGTTTTGAAACATTGGGAATTTTACTTGGTATGATGATAATAGTTGAAATTCTCAAAGAAAGTGGTGCTTTTACCTTTACTGCAGTTAGTGCTATTAAACTAAGTCGATACAAATTTTGGCCAGTTATGTTTTTATTAATGATAATAGTAATAATGTTTTCTGCTTTTTTAGATAATCTTGTAACTATAATGATTATTGCTCCTATCATCTTTCTTGTTGCAGACACACTTGAAATAAATCCAACACCTTTAATATTACTTTCTATTTATGTAGATAACATTGGAGGTATGTCTACATTAATAGGCAGTCCTTTAAATATTGTTTTAGGATCTGTTGGAAAATTAGATTTTACTTCATTTTTAATAAAAATGCTTCCACTCACAATAATAACATTTATTACAACTATGCTCATTTATAAATTCAATAATAAAGTCGATACAAAGGAATACAATAAAAAATTAGAAAAACTAAAAACAATGGATGCTTCAAAAACAATACAAGATAAGTCTGAAATGATAAAAGGTATAGTGATTTTTTCTATTGTATTAGCTGGATTTATGCTTCACAACACAATTAATATAGATATAGCTTTAATTGCAATGACTGGAGCTCTTGTTCTCATGCTTCTTACAAAAAAAGGCTTTGAAGAAATGGCAACTGTTATAGATTGGGATACAATGTTTTTTTATGGTGGATTGTTTGCAATAGCTTTTTCTCTTGAAAAAGTTGGAGTTTCACAAGCAATAGCAAACATGTTTATGCCATTAATCAGTACGAAAATTCTACTTTTATTTGCAATGCTTTTTGCTGGTGCAATAGCAATTCCATTTTTAAGTGCCGTTCCTGGAACTTTAATTTTTGCTCCAGTAATCAAAATTTTAATAGACAATGGAGCTCCATTTGATTTATGGTATGCTTATGCAATAGGAGCTAACTTAGGAACTAACTTAACACCACTTGGAGCTGTTCAAAATATAGTTGGTGCATCGTTAATTTTCAAACAAACTGGAAAAGAAGTTTCTTTTGGTGAGTATATGCAAAAAGCATTACCAACAACATTGATAACAACCTTAATAGGGGCTATATACTTAGTTGTAATTACCTATATTTAA
- a CDS encoding late competence development ComFB family protein, whose protein sequence is MIPKKLKVFNLMEALVSEVVEEMFLMPNLDMCTCNRCKLDTLIMVLNKFPPKYSVTLKGKVFTELETLKTQYRADILRETLNAMEIVKNNPSHSYKKPAEKLTEDIDDFLDEIEQLINTNLNKR, encoded by the coding sequence ATGATACCTAAAAAGTTAAAAGTTTTTAATTTAATGGAAGCTTTAGTTTCCGAAGTTGTTGAGGAAATGTTTTTAATGCCAAATTTAGATATGTGCACTTGTAATAGGTGTAAATTAGATACGTTAATTATGGTATTAAATAAATTTCCACCAAAGTATTCTGTAACTTTAAAAGGAAAAGTATTTACTGAACTTGAAACATTAAAAACTCAATATCGAGCTGATATTTTAAGAGAAACTTTAAATGCAATGGAAATTGTAAAAAATAATCCTTCACATTCTTATAAAAAACCTGCTGAAAAACTTACAGAAGATATAGATGATTTTCTTGACGAAATAGAACAATTGATTAACACAAATTTAAATAAAAGATAA
- the ffh gene encoding signal recognition particle protein — MFENIQKKFSLAFKNLSGKGKISEKNIKDAVKEVKLSLLEADVNYKVVKNFIDSVKEKALGEKVLESLTPDQEFIRILKNELIELMGGKEPEKLVISRNPGYIMLVGLQGSGKTTSAAKLAKMYKEKGKKPLLVAADTYRPAAIDQLITLGTQIDVPVFSGDKVNARKIVKEAKNYAEKMLHDIVIIDTAGRLHIDDDMMKELEDIKNYIKPEEILMVVDSMMGQDAVRTAKDFNDRLELNGFIVTKLDGDSRGGVIISIRHVTGKPIKLAGTGEKIVALEPFYADRYAGRILGMGDVLSLIEKVESELDKEKAEKDAEKFMEGKFDLNDFLAQIKQIKKLGPLGNILEMMPGVPKENVDLKKGESEMKKMEAIINSMTIKERKNPKTLTFSRKKRVAAGSGTTLQDINKILKSYEQIKKMMKQVKKMGKRKFLGNMKKFGM; from the coding sequence ATGTTTGAAAATATTCAAAAAAAATTTTCTCTTGCTTTTAAAAATCTTTCGGGAAAAGGTAAAATTTCTGAAAAAAATATAAAAGATGCAGTAAAAGAAGTAAAACTTTCTTTATTAGAAGCAGATGTAAATTATAAGGTTGTTAAAAACTTTATTGATTCGGTTAAAGAAAAGGCACTTGGAGAAAAAGTACTTGAAAGTCTTACTCCAGATCAAGAATTTATAAGAATATTAAAAAACGAATTAATTGAGTTAATGGGTGGAAAAGAGCCAGAAAAATTAGTTATTTCTAGAAATCCTGGATATATAATGCTCGTTGGTTTGCAAGGTAGTGGTAAAACGACATCGGCAGCAAAATTAGCAAAAATGTACAAAGAAAAAGGAAAAAAACCTTTGTTAGTTGCAGCAGATACGTATAGACCAGCAGCTATTGATCAATTAATAACTCTTGGAACTCAAATAGATGTTCCGGTTTTTTCTGGAGATAAAGTAAATGCCAGAAAAATAGTTAAAGAAGCAAAGAATTATGCTGAAAAAATGCTCCATGATATAGTAATAATAGATACTGCGGGTAGACTTCATATAGATGATGACATGATGAAAGAGTTAGAAGATATAAAAAATTATATAAAACCAGAAGAAATATTGATGGTTGTGGATTCTATGATGGGTCAAGATGCTGTAAGAACTGCAAAAGATTTTAATGATAGATTAGAATTAAATGGGTTTATTGTTACAAAGTTGGATGGTGATTCAAGAGGCGGGGTTATTATTTCAATAAGACATGTTACTGGTAAACCTATAAAACTTGCTGGTACTGGTGAAAAAATAGTGGCTCTCGAACCTTTTTATGCAGATAGATATGCTGGAAGAATACTTGGAATGGGAGATGTTCTTTCATTAATTGAAAAGGTTGAAAGTGAATTAGATAAAGAAAAAGCAGAAAAAGATGCAGAAAAGTTTATGGAAGGTAAGTTTGATTTAAATGATTTTCTTGCTCAAATAAAGCAAATAAAAAAACTTGGACCATTAGGGAATATATTAGAAATGATGCCAGGTGTTCCAAAAGAAAATGTTGATTTAAAAAAAGGCGAAAGCGAAATGAAAAAAATGGAAGCTATAATTAATTCCATGACTATAAAAGAAAGAAAAAATCCTAAAACACTCACTTTTTCAAGAAAAAAAAGAGTTGCTGCGGGTAGTGGTACAACATTACAAGATATAAATAAAATTTTAAAATCTTATGAGCAAATAAAAAAAATGATGAAGCAAGTAAAAAAAATGGGAAAAAGAAAGTTTCTTGGAAATATGAAAAAATTTGGAATGTAA
- the rpsP gene encoding 30S ribosomal protein S16, with product MVKIRLNRMGRRHQAFYRIVVVDSHEKRSGRYLESLGYYNPINDNDLYKVNEEKAIEWLLKGAQPTATAKSILSKLGVMKKFDEMKYEKRRK from the coding sequence ATGGTAAAAATTAGATTGAACAGAATGGGTAGAAGGCATCAAGCATTTTACAGAATAGTTGTTGTAGATTCTCATGAAAAAAGAAGTGGAAGATATCTTGAATCATTGGGCTATTACAATCCAATAAATGATAATGATTTATACAAAGTAAATGAAGAAAAAGCTATTGAATGGTTATTAAAGGGAGCTCAACCAACAGCAACTGCAAAAAGTATACTTTCAAAATTAGGAGTTATGAAGAAATTTGACGAAATGAAGTACGAAAAAAGGAGAAAATAA
- a CDS encoding KH domain-containing protein — protein MKSLLENILKRIVKNPEDIMIIERDEETQKIFEISVNSGDVGQIIGKDGRTIKSINTILNAAKGIDGKKFVLKVLR, from the coding sequence ATGAAATCTTTACTAGAAAATATTTTAAAGAGAATAGTAAAGAATCCTGAAGATATAATGATAATTGAAAGAGATGAAGAAACTCAAAAAATATTCGAAATTTCAGTAAATTCAGGAGATGTTGGTCAAATTATTGGTAAAGATGGAAGAACTATAAAATCAATAAATACTATTCTCAATGCAGCAAAAGGTATAGATGGGAAAAAATTTGTTCTTAAAGTGTTAAGGTGA
- the rimM gene encoding ribosome maturation factor RimM (Essential for efficient processing of 16S rRNA), translating into MKKLEDLLEGKVVIGKIVNHHGLNGEVKFFPYTNMKELIYNVSDVLLYNPEKKKFFFSKILNVRPLNKLKILQFRGIDTISSADKMKGFELYIEKEALPELEKDEYYLYELQNCSVYYEDDEFVGKVKDILQTGANEVLVVEKQVNRFENEEILIPVIKDFIVDMNKKDKKIIVKRMTYDESDDKH; encoded by the coding sequence ATGAAAAAACTTGAAGATTTACTCGAGGGAAAAGTTGTAATAGGAAAAATAGTTAATCACCATGGATTAAATGGAGAAGTTAAGTTTTTTCCTTATACCAATATGAAAGAATTAATATACAATGTATCAGATGTTTTACTTTATAATCCAGAAAAGAAAAAGTTCTTTTTTTCAAAAATTTTAAATGTAAGACCTCTTAATAAGCTCAAAATTCTTCAATTTAGAGGAATTGATACAATATCCTCTGCAGATAAAATGAAAGGATTTGAACTTTATATAGAAAAAGAAGCATTACCAGAACTTGAAAAAGACGAATATTATTTATATGAGTTACAAAATTGTTCTGTTTATTATGAAGATGATGAATTTGTAGGTAAAGTAAAAGACATTCTTCAAACTGGTGCAAATGAAGTTTTAGTTGTTGAAAAACAAGTGAATAGGTTTGAAAATGAAGAAATACTTATTCCAGTAATAAAAGATTTTATTGTAGATATGAATAAAAAAGATAAAAAAATCATTGTAAAGAGAATGACCTATGATGAATCAGACGATAAACATTAA